One part of the Amphiura filiformis chromosome 5, Afil_fr2py, whole genome shotgun sequence genome encodes these proteins:
- the LOC140152587 gene encoding G patch domain-containing protein 2-like — protein sequence MDELPQALAQALEETSPLLELDNDCQTSAFNSPKLTRRQSRKRRGRKRRADPNPIWENSIKFSDGSDTSLDEALKDYMENVTKTQAQYQGDSASDDAMMVKRLSSLNVTSSSNLYGESDSVTETHTILKRPHRKKKRFKRMAVDAAAPSAIPDFIQEGRQKRPKKSRKKKTDDDDIENSQNVKGKFGFDITTVKKNLGKSGKPPVPLPVRRKDSSPQSPGSSGSHRDSNPQSPLVVTEEGVMDDLSKKGACCSPDSLDDGRKHSGSDGASETTLGGRAMECCTSNESDVTMEATPKGGNETSSLSSSSEEDGGYTNDEGREGDDEQSDFFLEPGGGAVCGIPGVIPWWEKNSMPLEDERFTSIITGTFSLLSRGSQRSFQSRLRGLQNMDDVQVRGCRQRMKAKQRLKKSSLSVVNDKIVRFMKNPHERELLLQPMKKQQHTQLGQLASLYSLDIRTEGSGRKRSPVLIKTRDSRPLIPMDIERWSSSKYSMQDSVMSTQSHYPQFADAKRRRKTPPPTVPLEGLVGPDKPIPDNNIGNRMLQSMGWSPGTGLGPGGSGIQEPVKAYIRPKNRGLGHWKPAFGQP from the exons ATGGATGAACTACCTCAAGCATTAGCCCAGGCACTGGAGGAGACCTCTCCTTTGTTAGAACTAGACAATGATTGCCAGACTTCAGCATTCAACAGCCCCAAATTGACTCGTAGGCAGTCCAGAAAGAGACGAGGCAGGAAGAGACGTGCAGATCCCAATCCAATTTGGGAAAATTCCATCAAATTCAGTGATGGTTCAGATACAAGTCTTGATGAGGCACTAAAAGATTATATGGAAAATGTGACAAAAACCCAAGCCCAGTATCAAGGTGACTCTGCTTCCGATGATGCCATGATGGTGAAAAGATTGTCTTCCTTGAATGTTACCTCATCAAGTAATTTATACGGGGAATCGGATTCAGTTACAGAGACCCACACCATATTGAAAAGACCCCACAGGAAGAAAAAACGCTTCAAGAGAATGGCTGTGGATGCAGCAGCCCCATCAGCTATCCCAGACTTCATACAAGAAGGAAGACAAAAAAGACCCAAGAAGTCCAGAAAGAAAAAAACAGACGATGATGACATCgaaaattcacaaaatgttaAGGGTAAATTTGGATTTGATATCACCACTGTTAAGAAGAACTTGGGCAAAAGTGGCAAACCACCTGTTCCTCTCCCAGTCCGACGGAAAGATTCAAGCCCACAGAGTCCAGGATCAAGTGGTAGTCACAGGGATTCAAATCCTCAAAGTCCTCTTGTGGTAACAGAAGAAGGAGTGATGGATGACTTGTCTAAGAAAGGTGCATGCTGCTCCCCAGATTCCCTTGACGATGGGAGAAAACACTCAGGAAGTGATGGTGCCAGTGAGACCACACTTGGTGGACGAGCTATGGAATGTTGTACAAGTAATGAAAGTGATGTGACAATGGAAGCAACACCAAAAGGAGGAAA TGAAACCAGTAGCCTGAGTTCAAGTAGTGAAGAAGATGGCGGTTATACCAATGATGAGGGCAGGGAAG GTGATGACGAGCAGAGTGATTTCTTCCTTGAGCCCGGGGGTGGAGCAGTGTGTGGCATTCCAGGAGTCATCCCATGGTGGGAGAAAAACTCTATGCCTCTGGAGGATGAACGCTTCACCAGTATCATAACAGGGACATTCTCATTACTGTCTAGAGGATCACAAAGAA GTTTCCAGTCTAGGTTACGAGGTTTACAGAACATGGATGATGTTCAGGTCAGAGGGTGTAGGCAGAGAATGAAAGCTAAG CAAAGATTAAAGAAATCATCACTGTCTGTTGTAAATGATAAGATTGTGCGGTTTATGAAGAATCCTCACGAAAGAGA ATTATTACTGCAACCCATGAAGAAACAACAGCACACTCAACTTGGCCAGCTTGCCTCACTCTACTCACTGGATATAAGGACAGAGGGCAGCGGAAGAAAAAGGTCACCAGTATTAATTAAAACTAG AGATTCCCGTCCACTCATTCCCATGGATATTGAAAGATGGTCTTCATCCAAGTACTCAATGCAGGATAGTGTCATGTCAACTCAGTCACACTACCCACAGTTTGCTGATGCCAAGCGTCGAAGAAAAACACCACCACCTACTGTACCACTTGAAG gtCTTGTTGGTCCAGACAAACCCATCCCGGATAACAACATAGGGAATCGCATGCTACAAAGTATGGGTTGGTCACCTGGTACAGGCTTGGGACCTGGTGGTAGCGGTATACAAGAACCAGTCAAAGCTTACATTAGGCCAAAGAACCGTGGCTTGGGTCATTGGAAACCTGCATTTGGTCAGCCTTAA